The following coding sequences lie in one Physeter macrocephalus isolate SW-GA unplaced genomic scaffold, ASM283717v5 random_304, whole genome shotgun sequence genomic window:
- the UNC45B gene encoding protein unc-45 homolog B isoform X2, whose protein sequence is MFEILLDGNSEADKLEKAANNLIVLSREEAGAERIFQNNGVALLLQLLDTKRPELMLAAVRTLSGMCSGHRARATAILHAVRIDRICSLMAVGNEELPLTVCNLLQAIIDALSGEDKPEHRGKEEALVLDTKKDLKQITNHLLDMLVSKKVSGQGRDQALNLLSKNVPRKDLAIHDNSRTIYVVDNGLRKILKVVGQVPDLPSCLPLTDNTRMLASILINKLYDDLRCDPERDHFHKICEEYITGKFDPQDMDKNVIAIQTVSGILQGPFDLGNQLLGLKGVMEMMVALCGSERETDQLVAVEALIHASTKLSRATFIITNGVSLLKEIYKTTQNEKIKIRTLVGLCKLGSAGGTDYGLRQFAEGSTEKLAKQCRKWLCNTSTDTRTRRWAAEGLAYLTLDADVKDDFVQDIPALQAMLELAKTPDKTILYSVATTLVNCTNSYDVKEVIPELVQLAKFSKQHVPEEHPKDKKDFVDMRVKRLLKAGVISALACMVKADNAILTDQTKELLARVFLALCDNPKDRGTIVAQGGGKALIPLALEGTDVGKVKAAHALAKIAAVSNPDIAFPGERVYEVVRPLVSLLNTQRDGLQNYEALLGLTNLSERSDKLRQKIFKEKALPDIENYMFENHDQLRQAATECMCNMVVNKEVQERFLADGNDRLKLVVLLCGEDDDKVQNAAAGALAMLTAAHKKLCFKMTQVTTQWLEILQRLCLHDQLSVQHRGLVIAYNLLAADAELAKKLVESELLEILTVVGKQEPDEKRAAVVQTARECLIKCMDYGFIKPVS, encoded by the exons ATGTTTGAGATCCTCCTGGACGGAAACAGTGAAGCTGATAAGCTGGAGAAG GCGGCCAACAACCTCATTGTCCTCAGCCGTGAGGAAGCAGGGGCCGAGAGGATCTTCCAGAACAACGGTGTGGCCCTGTTGCTGCAGCTTTTGGACACTAAGAGGCCTGAGCTGATGTTGGCTGCAGTACGGACCCTGTCGGGCATGTGTAGCGGCCACCGAGCTAGG GCCACAGCGATTCTCCACGCAGTCCGGATAGACCGAATCTGCAGCCTCATGGCCGTGGGGAATGAGGAGCTGCCTCTGACCGTCTGCAACCTGCTCCAGGCCATCATCGACGCTCTGTCTGGGGAGGACAAGCCAGAGCATCGAGGGAAGGAAGAGGCCCTGGTTCTGG ACACCAAGAAGGACCTGAAGCAGATCACTAACCACCTGCTTGACATGCTAGTCAGTAAGAAGGTGTCTGGCCAGGGCAGGGATCAGGCCCTGAACCTGCTCAGTAAGAACGTCCCCAGGAAGGACCTCGCCATTCACGACAACTCACGCACCATCTATGTGGTGGATAACg GCCTGAGGAAGATCCTGAAGGTAGTGGGGCAGGTTCCAGATCTGCCGTCCTGCTTGCCCCTGACTGACAACACCCGAATGCTGGCCTCTATCCTCATCAACAAGCTCTACGACGACCTGCGCTGTGACCCGGAGCGTGATCACTTCCACAAGATCTGCGAGGAGTACATCAC GGGCAAGTTTGACCCCCAGGACATGGACAAGAACGTGATTGCCATCCAGACGGTGTCAGGGATCCTGCAGGGCCCCTTTGACCTGGGCAATCAGCTGCTGGGACTGAAAGGAgtgatggagatgatggtggctctGTGCGGCTCAGAGCGTGAGACGGACCAACTGGTGGCCGTGGAGGCCCTCATCCATGCCTCCACCAAGCTCAGCCGCGCCACATTCATCATCACCAACGGCGTGTCACTGCTCAAAGAGATCTACAAGACCACCCAAAACGAGAAGATCAAGATCCGCACGCTGGTG ggactCTGTAAACTTGGCTCTGCGGGCGGCACAGACTATGGTCTCAGGCAGTTTGCAGAAGGGTCGACAGAGAAGCTGGCCAAACAGTGCCGCAA gtgGCTGTGCAACACGTCCACAGACACCCGGACCCGGCGATGGGCAGCAGAGGGCCTGGCCTACCTCACGCTGGACGCCGACGTGAAGGATGACTTTGTTCAGGACATCCCTGCCCTGCAGGCCATGTTGGAGCTGGCCAAG ACCCCGGACAAGACCATCCTGTACTCGGTGGCCACCACCCTGGTGAACTGTACCAACAGCTACGACGTCAAGGAGGTCATCCCTGAGCTGGTGCAGCTGGCCAAGTTCTCCAAGCAGCACGTGCCCGAGGAGCACCCCAAG GACAAGAAGGACTTTGTGGACATGCGGGTGAAGAGGCTTCTGAAGGCCGGCGTCATCTCAGCGCTGGCCTGCATGGTGAAAGCAGACAATGCCATCCTCACTGACCAGACCAAAGAGCTGCTGGCCAG GGTATTCCTGGCACTGTGTGACAACCCAAAGGACCGAGGTACCATTGTGGCTCAAGGTGGTGGCAAG GCCCTGATTCCCCTGGCTTTGGAGGGCACAGACGTGGGCAAGGTGAAGGCAGCCCATGCTCTAGCGAAGATCGCTGCAGTCTCCAATCCGGACATTGCCTTCCCTGGGGAGCGG GTGTACGAGGTGGTGCGGCCCCTTGTGAGTCTCCTCAACACACAGAGGGATGGGCTCCAGAACTACGAGGCTCTCCTAGGCCTCACCAACCTGTCTGAGCGGAGTGACAAACTCCG GCAGAAGATCTTTAAGGAGAAGGCCTTGCCAGATATTGAGAACTACATGTTTGAGAACCATGACCAGCTGCGGCAGGCAGCCACAGAGTGCATGTGCAACATGGTGGTGAACAAGGAG GTACAGGAGAGGTTCCTGGCTGATGGGAATGACCGGCTGAAGCTGGTGGTGCTGCTCTGCGGGGAGGATGATGACAAGGTGCAGAATGCGGCCGCGGGGGCCCTGGCCATGCTGACAGCAGCACATAAGAAACTGTGCTTCAAGATGACtcaagtg ACAACTCAGTGGTTGGAGATCCTACAGCGGCTTTGCTTGCATGACCAGCTGTCAGTTCAACACCGGGGCCTGGTCATTGCCTACAACCTGCTGGCGGCTGATGCTGAGCTGGCCAAGAAGCTGGTGGAGAGTGAGTTGCTGGAGATCCTGACTGTGGTGGGCAAACAAGAGCCGGACGAGAAGAGGGCAGCAGTGGTTCAGACAGCTCGGGAATGTCTCATCAAATGCATGGATTATGGCTTCATTAAACCAGTGTCTTAG
- the UNC45B gene encoding protein unc-45 homolog B isoform X1 encodes MAEAEAVQLKEEGNRHFQLQDYKAAAKSYSQALKLTKDKALLATLYRNRAACGLKTESYVQAASDASRAIDINSSDIKALYRRCQALEHLGKLAQAFKDVQCCATLEPRNQNFQERLRRLNTSIQEKLRVQFSTDSRVQKMFEILLDGNSEADKLEKAANNLIVLSREEAGAERIFQNNGVALLLQLLDTKRPELMLAAVRTLSGMCSGHRARATAILHAVRIDRICSLMAVGNEELPLTVCNLLQAIIDALSGEDKPEHRGKEEALVLDTKKDLKQITNHLLDMLVSKKVSGQGRDQALNLLSKNVPRKDLAIHDNSRTIYVVDNGLRKILKVVGQVPDLPSCLPLTDNTRMLASILINKLYDDLRCDPERDHFHKICEEYITGKFDPQDMDKNVIAIQTVSGILQGPFDLGNQLLGLKGVMEMMVALCGSERETDQLVAVEALIHASTKLSRATFIITNGVSLLKEIYKTTQNEKIKIRTLVGLCKLGSAGGTDYGLRQFAEGSTEKLAKQCRKWLCNTSTDTRTRRWAAEGLAYLTLDADVKDDFVQDIPALQAMLELAKTPDKTILYSVATTLVNCTNSYDVKEVIPELVQLAKFSKQHVPEEHPKDKKDFVDMRVKRLLKAGVISALACMVKADNAILTDQTKELLARVFLALCDNPKDRGTIVAQGGGKALIPLALEGTDVGKVKAAHALAKIAAVSNPDIAFPGERVYEVVRPLVSLLNTQRDGLQNYEALLGLTNLSERSDKLRQKIFKEKALPDIENYMFENHDQLRQAATECMCNMVVNKEVQERFLADGNDRLKLVVLLCGEDDDKVQNAAAGALAMLTAAHKKLCFKMTQVTTQWLEILQRLCLHDQLSVQHRGLVIAYNLLAADAELAKKLVESELLEILTVVGKQEPDEKRAAVVQTARECLIKCMDYGFIKPVS; translated from the exons ATGGCCGAGGCAGAAGCAGTGCAGCTGAAGGAGGAGGGGAACCGGCATTTCCAGCTCCAGGACTACAAGGCCGCAGCAAAGAGCTATAGCCAAGCCCTGAAGCTGACCAAGGATAAGGCCCTCCTGGCCACGCTCTATCGGAACCGCGCAGCCTGTGGCCTGAAAACG GAGAGCTATGTTCAGGCGGCTTCAGATGCCTCGAGAG CCATCGACATCAACTCCTCGGACATCAAGGCTCTGTACCGGCGATGCCAGGCACTGGAGCACCTGGGGAAGTTGGCCCAGGCCTTCAAGGATGTGCAGTGCTGTGCCACCCTGGAGCCACGGAACCAGAACTTCCAGGAGAGGCTGAGGAGGCTCAACACCAGCATCCAGGAGAAG ctCCGTGTGCAGTTCTCCACAGACTCGAGGGTACAGAAGATGTTTGAGATCCTCCTGGACGGAAACAGTGAAGCTGATAAGCTGGAGAAG GCGGCCAACAACCTCATTGTCCTCAGCCGTGAGGAAGCAGGGGCCGAGAGGATCTTCCAGAACAACGGTGTGGCCCTGTTGCTGCAGCTTTTGGACACTAAGAGGCCTGAGCTGATGTTGGCTGCAGTACGGACCCTGTCGGGCATGTGTAGCGGCCACCGAGCTAGG GCCACAGCGATTCTCCACGCAGTCCGGATAGACCGAATCTGCAGCCTCATGGCCGTGGGGAATGAGGAGCTGCCTCTGACCGTCTGCAACCTGCTCCAGGCCATCATCGACGCTCTGTCTGGGGAGGACAAGCCAGAGCATCGAGGGAAGGAAGAGGCCCTGGTTCTGG ACACCAAGAAGGACCTGAAGCAGATCACTAACCACCTGCTTGACATGCTAGTCAGTAAGAAGGTGTCTGGCCAGGGCAGGGATCAGGCCCTGAACCTGCTCAGTAAGAACGTCCCCAGGAAGGACCTCGCCATTCACGACAACTCACGCACCATCTATGTGGTGGATAACg GCCTGAGGAAGATCCTGAAGGTAGTGGGGCAGGTTCCAGATCTGCCGTCCTGCTTGCCCCTGACTGACAACACCCGAATGCTGGCCTCTATCCTCATCAACAAGCTCTACGACGACCTGCGCTGTGACCCGGAGCGTGATCACTTCCACAAGATCTGCGAGGAGTACATCAC GGGCAAGTTTGACCCCCAGGACATGGACAAGAACGTGATTGCCATCCAGACGGTGTCAGGGATCCTGCAGGGCCCCTTTGACCTGGGCAATCAGCTGCTGGGACTGAAAGGAgtgatggagatgatggtggctctGTGCGGCTCAGAGCGTGAGACGGACCAACTGGTGGCCGTGGAGGCCCTCATCCATGCCTCCACCAAGCTCAGCCGCGCCACATTCATCATCACCAACGGCGTGTCACTGCTCAAAGAGATCTACAAGACCACCCAAAACGAGAAGATCAAGATCCGCACGCTGGTG ggactCTGTAAACTTGGCTCTGCGGGCGGCACAGACTATGGTCTCAGGCAGTTTGCAGAAGGGTCGACAGAGAAGCTGGCCAAACAGTGCCGCAA gtgGCTGTGCAACACGTCCACAGACACCCGGACCCGGCGATGGGCAGCAGAGGGCCTGGCCTACCTCACGCTGGACGCCGACGTGAAGGATGACTTTGTTCAGGACATCCCTGCCCTGCAGGCCATGTTGGAGCTGGCCAAG ACCCCGGACAAGACCATCCTGTACTCGGTGGCCACCACCCTGGTGAACTGTACCAACAGCTACGACGTCAAGGAGGTCATCCCTGAGCTGGTGCAGCTGGCCAAGTTCTCCAAGCAGCACGTGCCCGAGGAGCACCCCAAG GACAAGAAGGACTTTGTGGACATGCGGGTGAAGAGGCTTCTGAAGGCCGGCGTCATCTCAGCGCTGGCCTGCATGGTGAAAGCAGACAATGCCATCCTCACTGACCAGACCAAAGAGCTGCTGGCCAG GGTATTCCTGGCACTGTGTGACAACCCAAAGGACCGAGGTACCATTGTGGCTCAAGGTGGTGGCAAG GCCCTGATTCCCCTGGCTTTGGAGGGCACAGACGTGGGCAAGGTGAAGGCAGCCCATGCTCTAGCGAAGATCGCTGCAGTCTCCAATCCGGACATTGCCTTCCCTGGGGAGCGG GTGTACGAGGTGGTGCGGCCCCTTGTGAGTCTCCTCAACACACAGAGGGATGGGCTCCAGAACTACGAGGCTCTCCTAGGCCTCACCAACCTGTCTGAGCGGAGTGACAAACTCCG GCAGAAGATCTTTAAGGAGAAGGCCTTGCCAGATATTGAGAACTACATGTTTGAGAACCATGACCAGCTGCGGCAGGCAGCCACAGAGTGCATGTGCAACATGGTGGTGAACAAGGAG GTACAGGAGAGGTTCCTGGCTGATGGGAATGACCGGCTGAAGCTGGTGGTGCTGCTCTGCGGGGAGGATGATGACAAGGTGCAGAATGCGGCCGCGGGGGCCCTGGCCATGCTGACAGCAGCACATAAGAAACTGTGCTTCAAGATGACtcaagtg ACAACTCAGTGGTTGGAGATCCTACAGCGGCTTTGCTTGCATGACCAGCTGTCAGTTCAACACCGGGGCCTGGTCATTGCCTACAACCTGCTGGCGGCTGATGCTGAGCTGGCCAAGAAGCTGGTGGAGAGTGAGTTGCTGGAGATCCTGACTGTGGTGGGCAAACAAGAGCCGGACGAGAAGAGGGCAGCAGTGGTTCAGACAGCTCGGGAATGTCTCATCAAATGCATGGATTATGGCTTCATTAAACCAGTGTCTTAG